In Spodoptera frugiperda isolate SF20-4 chromosome 12, AGI-APGP_CSIRO_Sfru_2.0, whole genome shotgun sequence, a single window of DNA contains:
- the LOC118263130 gene encoding dynamin isoform X2, whose translation MAGNMGMEQLIPIVNKLQDAFTQLGVHMQLDLPQIAVVGGQSAGKSSVLENFVGRDFLPRGSGIVTRRPLILQLIHGNTEYAEFLHCKGKKFVDFNEVRAEIEAETDRITGSNKGISPVPINLRVYSPNVLNLTLIDLPGLTKVPIGDQPVDIEQQIKGMIFQFIRRESCLILAVTPANTDLANSDALKLAKEVDPQGLRTIGVITKLDLMDEGTDARDVLENKLLPLRRGYIGVVNRSQKDIDGRKDITAALAAERKFFLSHPSYRHLADRLGTPYLQRVLNQQLTNHIRDTLPGLRDKLQKQLLTLEKDVDQYKHFRPDDPSIKTKAMLQMIQQLQTDFERTIEGSGSAQINTNELSGGAKINRLFHERFPFEIVKMEFDEKELRREIAFAIRNIHGIRVGLFTPDMAFEAIVKKQIARLKEPSLKCVDLVVAELSNVVRICTERMSRYPRLREETERIIMSYVRSREQMCKDQLVLLIDCELAYMNTNHEDFIGFANAQNQSENSTKSGHRALGNQVIRKGYMCIHNLGIMKGGSKDYWFVLTAESISWFKDEEEREKKYMLPLDGLKLRDLEQGFMSRRHMFALFNPEGRNVYKDYKQLELSCETQDDVDSWKASFLRAGVYPEKTSEAANGDEFFPPSSGMGGKKNKRSSDSTGTSSMDPQLERQVETIRNLVDSYMRIVTKTTRDLVPKTIMMMIINNAKDFINGELLAHLYASGDQSQMMEESPEEALKREEMLRMYHACKEALRIIGDVSMATVSTPVPPPVKNDWLESRLDSNPRLSPPSPGGPRRAAPAQQGSLGGRGAPPPPGGGSGRPAPPLPSRPGGGAPPPPSVRPAPGQPGLPAPLVPTRPGGGLPAGSVAGVMNQMPPHMRQQVNQAVGQAVTNAAINELSSAFARFNRPVPNMPPKLPERPQNGRPY comes from the exons ggACTTCCTACCCCGAGGCTCCGGAATAGTAACGCGACGTCCATTGATCCTTCAGCTAATACATGGAAAtacag AATATGCGGAGTTCCTGCATTGCAAAGGAAAGAAGTTTGTTGATTTCAATGAAGTACGTGCGGAGATTGAAGCAGAGACAGACCGCATCACTGGCTCTAACAAGGGCATATCACCAGTTCCGATTAATCTGCGTGTTTATTCCCCAAATG TGCTCAACTTGACCCTGATTGATTTGCCGGGTCTGACTAAGGTGCCTATTGGTGACCAGCCGGTAGATATCGAACAACAGATCAAAGGAATGATCTTCCAGTTCATCAGACGCGAATCCTGCCTCATCCTCGCCGTCACTCCAGCTAACACAGATTTGGCCAACAGCGATGCCTTGAAACTTGCAAAAGAAGTCGACCCTCAAG GTCTTCGTACGATCGGTGTGATTACGAAGTTGGATTTGATGGATGAAGGCACCGATGCACGAGATGTGCTCGAGAACAAACTGTTGCCTCTCCGACGCGGTTACATCGGTGTCGTCAACCGATCACAGAAAGACATTGATGGCCGCAAAGACATCACCGCTGCCTTGGCGGCCGAGAGGAAATTTTTCCTTAG ccACCCATCATACCGACATTTGGCGGACCGACTTGGTACCCCGTACCTGCAGCGTGTACTGAACCAGCAACTGACCAATCACATCAGGGATACCCTCCCCGGCCTTCGAGACAAGCTGCAGAAACAACTGCTCACACTCGAGAAAGATGTCGACCAGTACAAACATTTCAGACCTGATGATCCTTCCATCAAGACTAAGGCTATGTTGCA AATGATCCAGCAGTTGCAAACAGACTTTGAACGCACAATTGAAGGTTCTGGCTCTGCACAGATCAACACAAACGAACTATCGGGCGGTGCAAAAATCAATCGGTTGTTCCACGAACGATTCCCCTTCGAGATTGTCAAAATGGAATTCGATGAGAAGGAACTGCGTAGGGAGATCGCTTTCGCTATTAGGAATATTCACGGTATTAGG GTGGGCTTGTTCACTCCCGACATGGCGTTCGAGGCTATTGTAAAGAAACAAATCGCGCGACTCAAGGAGCCCAGTCTGAAATGCGTTGATCTCGTCGTGGCTGAACTGTCCAATGTTGTTCGCATTTGCACTGAAAGG ATGTCCCGGTACCCGAGGTTGCGTGAGGAGACGGAGCGCATTATCATGTCTTACGTTCGTTCTCGCGAACAAATGTGCAAGGACCAACTGGTGCTGCTCATCGACTGCGAGCTCGCCTACATGAACACCAACCACGAGGACTTCATTGGATTTGCCAA TGCTCAAAATCAGTCTGAGAATTCAACAAAGTCAGGACATCGCGCGTTAGGTAACCAAGTCATCAGGAAAGGGTACATGTGCATCCACAACTTGGGTATAATGAAAG GAGGTTCCAAAGATTACTGGTTCGTACTGACTGCTGAGAGCATCTCCTGGTTCAAAGACGAAGAGGAGCGAGAGAAGAAGTACATGCTGCCCCTAGATGGACTGAAATTGAGGGACCTGGAGCAAGGCTTCATGTCGCGCCGACACATGTTCGCACTCTTCAACCCAGAGGGCAGGAACGTGTACAAG GATTACAAACAACTTGAGTTGTCGTGTGAGACACAAGATGACGTCGACTCGTGGAAGGCTTCGTTCCTTCGCGCCGGAGTCTACCCAGAGAAGACCTCCGAAGCAGCCAATGGAGACGAG ttttttccgCCTTCCAGTGGTATGGgtggaaaaaaaaataaaaga AGTTCGGACAGCACAGGCACAAGCAGCATGGACCCTCAGCTCGAGCGGCAGGTGGAGACCATCAGGAACCTGGTCGACTCGTACATGCGCATCGTGACGAAGACGACGCGAGATCTCGTACCCAAGACCATCATGATGATGATCATCAATAATGCCAAAGACTTCATTAACGGAGAGCTGCTTGCACATCTATACGCCTCCGGCGATCAA TCACAAATGATGGAAGAGTCTCCAGAAGAGGCTCTCAAGCGCGAAGAGATGTTGCGTATGTACCACGCTTGCAAAGAAGCGTTGCGGATCATTGGCGACGTTTCCATGGCAACAGTGAGCACGCCTGTTCCTCCGCCCGTGAAGAACGACTGGTTGGAGAGTCGCCTGGACTCCAACCCGCGACTGTCGCCGCCCTCCCCTGGCGGACCACGCAGAGCTGCGCCTGCGCAGCAAG GCTCGCTAGGAGGTCGTGGCGCGCCGCCTCCCCCTGGCGGTGGTTCGGGCCGGCCTGCGCCCCCGCTGCCGTCGCGCCCTGGTGGCGGAGCCCCGCCGCCGCCCTCCGTGCGCCCCGCGCCCGGCCAGCCCGGCCTTCCAGCGCCACTTGTGCCCAC GAGGCCTGGAGGTGGACTGCCAGCGGGTTCAGTAGCCGGCGTGATGAACCAGATGCCGCCTCACATGCGTCAGCAGGTCAACCAGGCCGTCGGCCAGGCCGTCACCAACGCCGCCATCAACGAACTAAGCTCCGCCTTCGCCAGATTCAA CCGCCCGGTGCCGAACATGCCGCCCAAGCTGCCGGAGAGGCCGCAGAATGGCCGGCCTTACTGA
- the LOC118263130 gene encoding dynamin isoform X7, producing MAGNFGMQQLIPIVNKLQDAFVQMGVHMSLDLPQIAVVGGQSAGKSSVLENFVGRDFLPRGSGIVTRRPLILQLIHGNTEYAEFLHCKGKKFVDFNEVRAEIEAETDRITGSNKGISPVPINLRVYSPNVLNLTLIDLPGLTKVPIGDQPVDIEQQIKGMIFQFIRRESCLILAVTPANTDLANSDALKLAKEVDPQGLRTIGVITKLDLMDEGTDARDVLENKLLPLRRGYIGVVNRSQKDIDGRKDITAALAAERKFFLSHPSYRHLADRLGTPYLQRVLNQQLTNHIRDTLPGLRDKLQKQLLTLEKDVDQYKHFRPDDPSIKTKAMLQMIQQLQTDFERTIEGSGSAQINTNELSGGAKINRLFHERFPFEIVKMEFDEKELRREIAFAIRNIHGIRVGLFTPDMAFEAIVKKQIARLKEPSLKCVDLVVAELSNVVRICTERMSRYPRLREETERIIMSYVRSREQMCKDQLVLLIDCELAYMNTNHEDFIGFANAQNQSENSTKSGHRALGNQVIRKGYMCIHNLGIMKGGSKDYWFVLTAESISWFKDEEEREKKYMLPLDGLKLRDLEQGFMSRRHMFALFNPEGRNVYKDYKQLELSCETQDDVDSWKASFLRAGVYPEKTSEAANGDEFFPPSSGMGGKKNKRSSDSTGTSSMDPQLERQVETIRNLVDSYMRIVTKTTRDLVPKTIMMMIINNAKDFINGELLAHLYASGDQSQMMEESPEEALKREEMLRMYHACKEALRIIGDVSMATVSTPVPPPVKNDWLESRLDSNPRLSPPSPGGPRRAAPAQQGSLGGRGAPPPPGGGSGRPAPPLPSRPGGGAPPPPSVRPAPGQPGLPAPLVPTRPVPNMPPKLPERPQNGRPY from the exons ggACTTCCTACCCCGAGGCTCCGGAATAGTAACGCGACGTCCATTGATCCTTCAGCTAATACATGGAAAtacag AATATGCGGAGTTCCTGCATTGCAAAGGAAAGAAGTTTGTTGATTTCAATGAAGTACGTGCGGAGATTGAAGCAGAGACAGACCGCATCACTGGCTCTAACAAGGGCATATCACCAGTTCCGATTAATCTGCGTGTTTATTCCCCAAATG TGCTCAACTTGACCCTGATTGATTTGCCGGGTCTGACTAAGGTGCCTATTGGTGACCAGCCGGTAGATATCGAACAACAGATCAAAGGAATGATCTTCCAGTTCATCAGACGCGAATCCTGCCTCATCCTCGCCGTCACTCCAGCTAACACAGATTTGGCCAACAGCGATGCCTTGAAACTTGCAAAAGAAGTCGACCCTCAAG GTCTTCGTACGATCGGTGTGATTACGAAGTTGGATTTGATGGATGAAGGCACCGATGCACGAGATGTGCTCGAGAACAAACTGTTGCCTCTCCGACGCGGTTACATCGGTGTCGTCAACCGATCACAGAAAGACATTGATGGCCGCAAAGACATCACCGCTGCCTTGGCGGCCGAGAGGAAATTTTTCCTTAG ccACCCATCATACCGACATTTGGCGGACCGACTTGGTACCCCGTACCTGCAGCGTGTACTGAACCAGCAACTGACCAATCACATCAGGGATACCCTCCCCGGCCTTCGAGACAAGCTGCAGAAACAACTGCTCACACTCGAGAAAGATGTCGACCAGTACAAACATTTCAGACCTGATGATCCTTCCATCAAGACTAAGGCTATGTTGCA AATGATCCAGCAGTTGCAAACAGACTTTGAACGCACAATTGAAGGTTCTGGCTCTGCACAGATCAACACAAACGAACTATCGGGCGGTGCAAAAATCAATCGGTTGTTCCACGAACGATTCCCCTTCGAGATTGTCAAAATGGAATTCGATGAGAAGGAACTGCGTAGGGAGATCGCTTTCGCTATTAGGAATATTCACGGTATTAGG GTGGGCTTGTTCACTCCCGACATGGCGTTCGAGGCTATTGTAAAGAAACAAATCGCGCGACTCAAGGAGCCCAGTCTGAAATGCGTTGATCTCGTCGTGGCTGAACTGTCCAATGTTGTTCGCATTTGCACTGAAAGG ATGTCCCGGTACCCGAGGTTGCGTGAGGAGACGGAGCGCATTATCATGTCTTACGTTCGTTCTCGCGAACAAATGTGCAAGGACCAACTGGTGCTGCTCATCGACTGCGAGCTCGCCTACATGAACACCAACCACGAGGACTTCATTGGATTTGCCAA TGCTCAAAATCAGTCTGAGAATTCAACAAAGTCAGGACATCGCGCGTTAGGTAACCAAGTCATCAGGAAAGGGTACATGTGCATCCACAACTTGGGTATAATGAAAG GAGGTTCCAAAGATTACTGGTTCGTACTGACTGCTGAGAGCATCTCCTGGTTCAAAGACGAAGAGGAGCGAGAGAAGAAGTACATGCTGCCCCTAGATGGACTGAAATTGAGGGACCTGGAGCAAGGCTTCATGTCGCGCCGACACATGTTCGCACTCTTCAACCCAGAGGGCAGGAACGTGTACAAG GATTACAAACAACTTGAGTTGTCGTGTGAGACACAAGATGACGTCGACTCGTGGAAGGCTTCGTTCCTTCGCGCCGGAGTCTACCCAGAGAAGACCTCCGAAGCAGCCAATGGAGACGAG ttttttccgCCTTCCAGTGGTATGGgtggaaaaaaaaataaaaga AGTTCGGACAGCACAGGCACAAGCAGCATGGACCCTCAGCTCGAGCGGCAGGTGGAGACCATCAGGAACCTGGTCGACTCGTACATGCGCATCGTGACGAAGACGACGCGAGATCTCGTACCCAAGACCATCATGATGATGATCATCAATAATGCCAAAGACTTCATTAACGGAGAGCTGCTTGCACATCTATACGCCTCCGGCGATCAA TCACAAATGATGGAAGAGTCTCCAGAAGAGGCTCTCAAGCGCGAAGAGATGTTGCGTATGTACCACGCTTGCAAAGAAGCGTTGCGGATCATTGGCGACGTTTCCATGGCAACAGTGAGCACGCCTGTTCCTCCGCCCGTGAAGAACGACTGGTTGGAGAGTCGCCTGGACTCCAACCCGCGACTGTCGCCGCCCTCCCCTGGCGGACCACGCAGAGCTGCGCCTGCGCAGCAAG GCTCGCTAGGAGGTCGTGGCGCGCCGCCTCCCCCTGGCGGTGGTTCGGGCCGGCCTGCGCCCCCGCTGCCGTCGCGCCCTGGTGGCGGAGCCCCGCCGCCGCCCTCCGTGCGCCCCGCGCCCGGCCAGCCCGGCCTTCCAGCGCCACTTGTGCCCAC CCGCCCGGTGCCGAACATGCCGCCCAAGCTGCCGGAGAGGCCGCAGAATGGCCGGCCTTACTGA
- the LOC118263130 gene encoding dynamin isoform X4 encodes MAGNMGMEQLIPIVNKLQDAFTQLGVHMQLDLPQIAVVGGQSAGKSSVLENFVGRDFLPRGSGIVTRRPLILQLIHGNTEYAEFLHCKGKKFVDFNEVRAEIEAETDRITGSNKGISPVPINLRVYSPNVLNLTLIDLPGLTKVPIGDQPVDIEQQIKGMIFQFIRRESCLILAVTPANTDLANSDALKLAKEVDPQGLRTIGVITKLDLMDEGTDARDVLENKLLPLRRGYIGVVNRSQKDIDGRKDITAALAAERKFFLSHPSYRHLADRLGTPYLQRVLNQQLTNHIRDTLPGLRDKLQKQLLTLEKDVDQYKHFRPDDPSIKTKAMLQMIQQLQTDFERTIEGSGSAQINTNELSGGAKINRLFHERFPFEIVKMEFDEKELRREIAFAIRNIHGIRVGLFTPDMAFEAIVKKQIARLKEPSLKCVDLVVAELSNVVRICTERMSRYPRLREETERIIMSYVRSREQMCKDQLVLLIDCELAYMNTNHEDFIGFANAQNQSENSTKSGHRALGNQVIRKGYMCIHNLGIMKGGSKDYWFVLTAESISWFKDEEEREKKYMLPLDGLKLRDLEQGFMSRRHMFALFNPEGRNVYKDYKQLELSCETQDDVDSWKASFLRAGVYPEKTSEAANGDESEGTESSDSTGTSSMDPQLERQVETIRNLVDSYMRIVTKTTRDLVPKTIMMMIINNAKDFINGELLAHLYASGDQSQMMEESPEEALKREEMLRMYHACKEALRIIGDVSMATVSTPVPPPVKNDWLESRLDSNPRLSPPSPGGPRRAAPAQQGSLGGRGAPPPPGGGSGRPAPPLPSRPGGGAPPPPSVRPAPGQPGLPAPLVPTRPGGGLPAGSVAGVMNQMPPHMRQQVNQAVGQAVTNAAINELSSAFARFNRPVPNMPPKLPERPQNGRPY; translated from the exons ggACTTCCTACCCCGAGGCTCCGGAATAGTAACGCGACGTCCATTGATCCTTCAGCTAATACATGGAAAtacag AATATGCGGAGTTCCTGCATTGCAAAGGAAAGAAGTTTGTTGATTTCAATGAAGTACGTGCGGAGATTGAAGCAGAGACAGACCGCATCACTGGCTCTAACAAGGGCATATCACCAGTTCCGATTAATCTGCGTGTTTATTCCCCAAATG TGCTCAACTTGACCCTGATTGATTTGCCGGGTCTGACTAAGGTGCCTATTGGTGACCAGCCGGTAGATATCGAACAACAGATCAAAGGAATGATCTTCCAGTTCATCAGACGCGAATCCTGCCTCATCCTCGCCGTCACTCCAGCTAACACAGATTTGGCCAACAGCGATGCCTTGAAACTTGCAAAAGAAGTCGACCCTCAAG GTCTTCGTACGATCGGTGTGATTACGAAGTTGGATTTGATGGATGAAGGCACCGATGCACGAGATGTGCTCGAGAACAAACTGTTGCCTCTCCGACGCGGTTACATCGGTGTCGTCAACCGATCACAGAAAGACATTGATGGCCGCAAAGACATCACCGCTGCCTTGGCGGCCGAGAGGAAATTTTTCCTTAG ccACCCATCATACCGACATTTGGCGGACCGACTTGGTACCCCGTACCTGCAGCGTGTACTGAACCAGCAACTGACCAATCACATCAGGGATACCCTCCCCGGCCTTCGAGACAAGCTGCAGAAACAACTGCTCACACTCGAGAAAGATGTCGACCAGTACAAACATTTCAGACCTGATGATCCTTCCATCAAGACTAAGGCTATGTTGCA AATGATCCAGCAGTTGCAAACAGACTTTGAACGCACAATTGAAGGTTCTGGCTCTGCACAGATCAACACAAACGAACTATCGGGCGGTGCAAAAATCAATCGGTTGTTCCACGAACGATTCCCCTTCGAGATTGTCAAAATGGAATTCGATGAGAAGGAACTGCGTAGGGAGATCGCTTTCGCTATTAGGAATATTCACGGTATTAGG GTGGGCTTGTTCACTCCCGACATGGCGTTCGAGGCTATTGTAAAGAAACAAATCGCGCGACTCAAGGAGCCCAGTCTGAAATGCGTTGATCTCGTCGTGGCTGAACTGTCCAATGTTGTTCGCATTTGCACTGAAAGG ATGTCCCGGTACCCGAGGTTGCGTGAGGAGACGGAGCGCATTATCATGTCTTACGTTCGTTCTCGCGAACAAATGTGCAAGGACCAACTGGTGCTGCTCATCGACTGCGAGCTCGCCTACATGAACACCAACCACGAGGACTTCATTGGATTTGCCAA TGCTCAAAATCAGTCTGAGAATTCAACAAAGTCAGGACATCGCGCGTTAGGTAACCAAGTCATCAGGAAAGGGTACATGTGCATCCACAACTTGGGTATAATGAAAG GAGGTTCCAAAGATTACTGGTTCGTACTGACTGCTGAGAGCATCTCCTGGTTCAAAGACGAAGAGGAGCGAGAGAAGAAGTACATGCTGCCCCTAGATGGACTGAAATTGAGGGACCTGGAGCAAGGCTTCATGTCGCGCCGACACATGTTCGCACTCTTCAACCCAGAGGGCAGGAACGTGTACAAG GATTACAAACAACTTGAGTTGTCGTGTGAGACACAAGATGACGTCGACTCGTGGAAGGCTTCGTTCCTTCGCGCCGGAGTCTACCCAGAGAAGACCTCCGAAGCAGCCAATGGAGACGAG AGTGAAGGAACCGAG AGTTCGGACAGCACAGGCACAAGCAGCATGGACCCTCAGCTCGAGCGGCAGGTGGAGACCATCAGGAACCTGGTCGACTCGTACATGCGCATCGTGACGAAGACGACGCGAGATCTCGTACCCAAGACCATCATGATGATGATCATCAATAATGCCAAAGACTTCATTAACGGAGAGCTGCTTGCACATCTATACGCCTCCGGCGATCAA TCACAAATGATGGAAGAGTCTCCAGAAGAGGCTCTCAAGCGCGAAGAGATGTTGCGTATGTACCACGCTTGCAAAGAAGCGTTGCGGATCATTGGCGACGTTTCCATGGCAACAGTGAGCACGCCTGTTCCTCCGCCCGTGAAGAACGACTGGTTGGAGAGTCGCCTGGACTCCAACCCGCGACTGTCGCCGCCCTCCCCTGGCGGACCACGCAGAGCTGCGCCTGCGCAGCAAG GCTCGCTAGGAGGTCGTGGCGCGCCGCCTCCCCCTGGCGGTGGTTCGGGCCGGCCTGCGCCCCCGCTGCCGTCGCGCCCTGGTGGCGGAGCCCCGCCGCCGCCCTCCGTGCGCCCCGCGCCCGGCCAGCCCGGCCTTCCAGCGCCACTTGTGCCCAC GAGGCCTGGAGGTGGACTGCCAGCGGGTTCAGTAGCCGGCGTGATGAACCAGATGCCGCCTCACATGCGTCAGCAGGTCAACCAGGCCGTCGGCCAGGCCGTCACCAACGCCGCCATCAACGAACTAAGCTCCGCCTTCGCCAGATTCAA CCGCCCGGTGCCGAACATGCCGCCCAAGCTGCCGGAGAGGCCGCAGAATGGCCGGCCTTACTGA
- the LOC118263130 gene encoding dynamin isoform X6, translated as MAGNFGMQQLIPIVNKLQDAFVQMGVHMSLDLPQIAVVGGQSAGKSSVLENFVGRDFLPRGSGIVTRRPLILQLIHGNTEYAEFLHCKGKKFVDFNEVRAEIEAETDRITGSNKGISPVPINLRVYSPNVLNLTLIDLPGLTKVPIGDQPVDIEQQIKGMIFQFIRRESCLILAVTPANTDLANSDALKLAKEVDPQGLRTIGVITKLDLMDEGTDARDVLENKLLPLRRGYIGVVNRSQKDIDGRKDITAALAAERKFFLSHPSYRHLADRLGTPYLQRVLNQQLTNHIRDTLPGLRDKLQKQLLTLEKDVDQYKHFRPDDPSIKTKAMLQMIQQLQTDFERTIEGSGSAQINTNELSGGAKINRLFHERFPFEIVKMEFDEKELRREIAFAIRNIHGIRVGLFTPDMAFEAIVKKQIARLKEPSLKCVDLVVAELSNVVRICTERMSRYPRLREETERIIMSYVRSREQMCKDQLVLLIDCELAYMNTNHEDFIGFANAQNQSENSTKSGHRALGNQVIRKGYMCIHNLGIMKGGSKDYWFVLTAESISWFKDEEEREKKYMLPLDGLKLRDLEQGFMSRRHMFALFNPEGRNVYKDYKQLELSCETQDDVDSWKASFLRAGVYPEKTSEAANGDESSDSTGTSSMDPQLERQVETIRNLVDSYMRIVTKTTRDLVPKTIMMMIINNAKDFINGELLAHLYASGDQSQMMEESPEEALKREEMLRMYHACKEALRIIGDVSMATVSTPVPPPVKNDWLESRLDSNPRLSPPSPGGPRRAAPAQQGSLGGRGAPPPPGGGSGRPAPPLPSRPGGGAPPPPSVRPAPGQPGLPAPLVPTRPGGGLPAGSVAGVMNQMPPHMRQQVNQAVGQAVTNAAINELSSAFARFNRPVPNMPPKLPERPQNGRPY; from the exons ggACTTCCTACCCCGAGGCTCCGGAATAGTAACGCGACGTCCATTGATCCTTCAGCTAATACATGGAAAtacag AATATGCGGAGTTCCTGCATTGCAAAGGAAAGAAGTTTGTTGATTTCAATGAAGTACGTGCGGAGATTGAAGCAGAGACAGACCGCATCACTGGCTCTAACAAGGGCATATCACCAGTTCCGATTAATCTGCGTGTTTATTCCCCAAATG TGCTCAACTTGACCCTGATTGATTTGCCGGGTCTGACTAAGGTGCCTATTGGTGACCAGCCGGTAGATATCGAACAACAGATCAAAGGAATGATCTTCCAGTTCATCAGACGCGAATCCTGCCTCATCCTCGCCGTCACTCCAGCTAACACAGATTTGGCCAACAGCGATGCCTTGAAACTTGCAAAAGAAGTCGACCCTCAAG GTCTTCGTACGATCGGTGTGATTACGAAGTTGGATTTGATGGATGAAGGCACCGATGCACGAGATGTGCTCGAGAACAAACTGTTGCCTCTCCGACGCGGTTACATCGGTGTCGTCAACCGATCACAGAAAGACATTGATGGCCGCAAAGACATCACCGCTGCCTTGGCGGCCGAGAGGAAATTTTTCCTTAG ccACCCATCATACCGACATTTGGCGGACCGACTTGGTACCCCGTACCTGCAGCGTGTACTGAACCAGCAACTGACCAATCACATCAGGGATACCCTCCCCGGCCTTCGAGACAAGCTGCAGAAACAACTGCTCACACTCGAGAAAGATGTCGACCAGTACAAACATTTCAGACCTGATGATCCTTCCATCAAGACTAAGGCTATGTTGCA AATGATCCAGCAGTTGCAAACAGACTTTGAACGCACAATTGAAGGTTCTGGCTCTGCACAGATCAACACAAACGAACTATCGGGCGGTGCAAAAATCAATCGGTTGTTCCACGAACGATTCCCCTTCGAGATTGTCAAAATGGAATTCGATGAGAAGGAACTGCGTAGGGAGATCGCTTTCGCTATTAGGAATATTCACGGTATTAGG GTGGGCTTGTTCACTCCCGACATGGCGTTCGAGGCTATTGTAAAGAAACAAATCGCGCGACTCAAGGAGCCCAGTCTGAAATGCGTTGATCTCGTCGTGGCTGAACTGTCCAATGTTGTTCGCATTTGCACTGAAAGG ATGTCCCGGTACCCGAGGTTGCGTGAGGAGACGGAGCGCATTATCATGTCTTACGTTCGTTCTCGCGAACAAATGTGCAAGGACCAACTGGTGCTGCTCATCGACTGCGAGCTCGCCTACATGAACACCAACCACGAGGACTTCATTGGATTTGCCAA TGCTCAAAATCAGTCTGAGAATTCAACAAAGTCAGGACATCGCGCGTTAGGTAACCAAGTCATCAGGAAAGGGTACATGTGCATCCACAACTTGGGTATAATGAAAG GAGGTTCCAAAGATTACTGGTTCGTACTGACTGCTGAGAGCATCTCCTGGTTCAAAGACGAAGAGGAGCGAGAGAAGAAGTACATGCTGCCCCTAGATGGACTGAAATTGAGGGACCTGGAGCAAGGCTTCATGTCGCGCCGACACATGTTCGCACTCTTCAACCCAGAGGGCAGGAACGTGTACAAG GATTACAAACAACTTGAGTTGTCGTGTGAGACACAAGATGACGTCGACTCGTGGAAGGCTTCGTTCCTTCGCGCCGGAGTCTACCCAGAGAAGACCTCCGAAGCAGCCAATGGAGACGAG AGTTCGGACAGCACAGGCACAAGCAGCATGGACCCTCAGCTCGAGCGGCAGGTGGAGACCATCAGGAACCTGGTCGACTCGTACATGCGCATCGTGACGAAGACGACGCGAGATCTCGTACCCAAGACCATCATGATGATGATCATCAATAATGCCAAAGACTTCATTAACGGAGAGCTGCTTGCACATCTATACGCCTCCGGCGATCAA TCACAAATGATGGAAGAGTCTCCAGAAGAGGCTCTCAAGCGCGAAGAGATGTTGCGTATGTACCACGCTTGCAAAGAAGCGTTGCGGATCATTGGCGACGTTTCCATGGCAACAGTGAGCACGCCTGTTCCTCCGCCCGTGAAGAACGACTGGTTGGAGAGTCGCCTGGACTCCAACCCGCGACTGTCGCCGCCCTCCCCTGGCGGACCACGCAGAGCTGCGCCTGCGCAGCAAG GCTCGCTAGGAGGTCGTGGCGCGCCGCCTCCCCCTGGCGGTGGTTCGGGCCGGCCTGCGCCCCCGCTGCCGTCGCGCCCTGGTGGCGGAGCCCCGCCGCCGCCCTCCGTGCGCCCCGCGCCCGGCCAGCCCGGCCTTCCAGCGCCACTTGTGCCCAC GAGGCCTGGAGGTGGACTGCCAGCGGGTTCAGTAGCCGGCGTGATGAACCAGATGCCGCCTCACATGCGTCAGCAGGTCAACCAGGCCGTCGGCCAGGCCGTCACCAACGCCGCCATCAACGAACTAAGCTCCGCCTTCGCCAGATTCAA CCGCCCGGTGCCGAACATGCCGCCCAAGCTGCCGGAGAGGCCGCAGAATGGCCGGCCTTACTGA